The following coding sequences are from one Schizosaccharomyces osmophilus chromosome 1, complete sequence window:
- the mug65 gene encoding dysferlin-like membrane trafficking protein Mug65 — MDETDSFQQLDVLYENQRGITFCGAVYFSEKSLLNFDPAPWVDGNFKASPVNIKTATCPDPSWEWVWQRWYVDMNGDVDESGWQYGFSFGFSNWNGRPISLQSFVRRRRWIRQRKKTECLRDDPRLMNDYFTISSSYAVTKPPIRTQHTGSLSAITDTEEEEVATIPSLLQSLQNSRIDREKLETLQKFLQSAISPDINYLINMKEKVIKSFVYESSCRQAKEMLNARPTKQDDAGQPNETDTPGKETRSFLESI; from the exons ATGGATGAAACGGATTCTTTCCAACAATTAGACGTCTTATACGAAAATCAACGAGG GATTACATTCTGTGGAGCTGTTTacttttcagaaaagtCGCTTTTGAACTTTGATCCTGCTCCTTGGGTAGACGGGAATTTTAAAGCATCACCAGTCAATATAAAAACGGCAACCTGTCCGGATCCAAGTTGGGAATGG GTCTGGCAACGTTGGTACGTCGATATGAATGGAGATGTGGATGAGTCCGGATGGCAATATGGATTTTCATTCGGTTTCTCGAATTGGAATGGAAGACCAATATCATTACAGTCGTTTGTTCGACGCCGTCGATGGATTCGGCAGCGAAAAAAG ACGGAATGCTTGAGAGATGATCCAAGGCTCATGAATGATTACTTTACAATATCTTCCTCTTACGCGGTTACCAAACCCCCAATACGCACTCAGCATACTGGAAGCCTATCAGCCATCACGGAcactgaagaagaagaagttgcAACAATTCCTTCGTTACTTCAATCCTTACAAAATTCCCGAATCGATCGCGAAAAATTAGAAACCCTTCAAAAGTTCCTTCAATCTGCTATTTCTCCGGACATAAATTATCTGATAAacatgaaagaaaaagttataaAAAGCTTCGTGTATGAAAGCAGTTGCCGTCAAGCGAAAGAAATGTTAAATGCCAGACCAACAAAGCAAGACGATGCTGGTCAGCCTAATGAAACTGATACTCCCGGTAAGGAAACACGGTCTTTCCTCGAGTCTATATAA
- the lsd90 gene encoding Lsd90 protein: MDALKNAGKVNNAKEEAKNVSQKPGQAAKGNVEDVKSGANKNVQDLKNNPQNAASKAKGEYAKHSAKNNLNQHMPGGFNKNDEDAAGKGASNVGGQSDSPDKGASNVGGQPSSPSRGREVQGAEGLGAGTGAGAGAGAGAGAGTYGGPQRSATQRETGHGYPSVHREQSTKSSHGGYEGSRSVSANGGDPQFTNVKITATQNNIDALTGAPVRIVTTTNARIQPDDKSLHELLEQRQRALREAREAEEELRRARHFNNRSSSEAAGLESRARQRAEAAEIASQRARDAQANIERSASLRERQAKEEADHAHAVLREAELKHRLAQRGANRDVARSRLEVALRNQELLQADRERKVSHQRAIIDSCKDDLDRANHDAALAEAQNRKIQYEFSALLAELEERNDTTLRTASIREAEARNLEVHMDDTLKDARMRSRNATEQVDRLRSENKAKYAEIDTGVNQARNAYAQYEQNIPTRRQQYGSELDDAAEALKAAQARFDAAKRRVDQFESESRQQLSLLQNRIRDSEDAANQFRIQADKRDKEIQYSVTQAYDAVKAAEKRNEKIAEAARAKELEAKELYATAQSITQGLETKRAHPPSPVRGNFQAEIERAQQRYNIEQSKLSELDTREPSDYASDVEAARNALREAENAYVSVEREYTSVKGSNENFKPTSYTTEPSSSGSYEHQKPEETSTTNRGASQAYHYPATTNAPTTTSKSAGPAYVDAPHPGTGPSGSHAGAAGAGISTVPGTALGADNVSGTYGGGGNLGGSGAKGTQNKGSGNGLKDDLSDSDSESRDISRKKSGKSAKSDRRGSASSTTSRGGLMSNVKHALGMDK, translated from the coding sequence ATGGACGCCCTGAAGAACGCtggaaaagtaaacaacGCCAAGGAAGAAGCCAAAAATGTTAGCCAAAAGCCCGGTCAGGCCGCTAAAGGCAATGTCGAAGATGTAAAATCCGGCGCTAACAAGAATGTACAGGACCTCAAGAATAATCCCCAAAACGCCGCCAGCAAGGCCAAGGGAGAATATGCCAAGCATTCCGCCAAAAACAACTTGAACCAACACATGCCTGGTGGCTTCAACAAGAACGACGAAGATGCCGCTGGTAAAGGCGCCTCTAATGTAGGCGGTCAATCCGACTCCCCTGACAAGGGTGCCTCTAATGTGGGTGGTCAACCAAGCTCCCCTAGCAGAGGTAGAGAAGTGCAAGGCGCTGAGGGTCTCGGTGCTGGAACTGGAGCTGGAGCTGGTGCTGGTGCTGGTGCTGGTGCTGGTACTTATGGCGGCCCTCAACGTTCTGCTACCCAACGCGAAACTGGTCATGGATATCCAAGCGTTCATCGCGAACAGAGCACAAAGTCTAGCCACGGTGGCTATGAAGGATCCCGTTCCGTCTCTGCTAACGGCGGTGACCCACAATTCACCAATGTGAAGATTACTGCTACCCAAAACAACATTGATGCCCTTACTGGTGCTCCCGTTCGCATTGTCACTACCACCAATGCCCGTATCCAACCCGACGACAAGTCTCTTCACGAATTGCTTGAACAAAGACAACGTGCCTTGCGTGAGGCCCgtgaagctgaagaagaacttCGTCGTGCCCGCCATTTTAATAACCGTTCTAGTTCCGAGGCTGCTGGTCTCGAATCCCGTGCCAGACAACGCGCTGAAGCTGCTGAGATCGCTTCTCAACGCGCTCGTGATGCCCAAGCCAACATCGAACGCTCTGCTAGTCTCAGAGAAAGACAAGCTAAAGAAGAGGCTGACCATGCTCACGCTGTCTTGCGTGAAGCCGAGTTGAAGCACCGTCTTGCTCAAAGAGGTGCCAACCGTGATGTTGCCAGATCAAGATTGGAAGTTGCTCTCAGAAATCAGGAGTTGTTGCAAGCTGACAGAGAGAGAAAGGTATCACACCAAAGAGCTATTATTGATAGCTGCAAGGACGACTTGGATCGCGCCAATCATGACGCTGCTCTTGCCGAAGCTCAGAACAGAAAAATCCAATATGAATTCAGTGCTTTGCTTGCTGAATTGGAGGAACGCAATGATACCACGCTTCGTACTGCTTCTATCCGTGAGGCTGAAGCCAGAAACTTGGAAGTCCACATGGATGATACTTTGAAGGATGCCAGAATGAGAAGCAGAAATGCTACTGAGCAAGTTGACCGCCTCCGTAGTGAAAACAAGGCTAAGTACGCTGAAATTGATACTGGTGTCAACCAAGCTCGCAATGCTTATGCTCAATATGAGCAAAACATTCCAACCAGACGCCAACAATACGGATCCGAGCTTGACGATGCAGCTGAGGCCTTGAAAGCTGCTCAAGCACGCTTCGATGCTGCCAAGAGAAGGGTTGACCAATTTGAATCTGAATCTCGTCAACAATTGTCACTTCTCCAAAACAGAATCCGTGATTCTGAAGATGCCGCCAACCAATTCCGTATTCAAGCCGACAAGAGAGACAAGGAGATTCAATACAGTGTCACTCAAGCTTATGACGCGGTCAAGGCAGCTGAAAAGCGTAATGAAAAGATTGCCGAAGCTGCTAGAGCTAAAGAATTGGAAGCTAAGGAATTGTATGCTACTGCTCAAAGCATCACTCAAGGATTAGAAACCAAGCGTGCTCACCCTCCATCTCCTGTGAGAGGTAACTTCCAAGCTGAAATTGAACGTGCTCAGCAACGCTACAATATTGAACAATCCAAATTGAGTGAATTGGATACTCGTGAACCTTCCGACTATGCAAGCGATGTTGAAGCTGCTAGGAATGCATTGAGAGAAGCCGAAAACGCTTATGTAAGTGTTGAACGTGAATACACCAGCGTTAAAGGTAGCAACGAGAATTTTAAACCCACTAGCTATACTACTGAGCCTAGTAGTAGCGGCAGCTATGAACATCAGAAACCGGAGGAGACTAGTACTACAAACCGTGGTGCTTCTCAAGCATATCACTACCCAGCAACTACTAATGCTCCCACTACTACTTCTAAGAGTGCTGGTCCTGCTTATGTAGATGCTCCTCATCCCGGCACTGGTCCATCAGGATCCCACGCTGGTGCTGCTGGAGCCGGTATCTCAACCGTTCCTGGTACTGCTCTTGGTGCAGATAATGTCAGCGGTACTTACGGCGGTGGTGGTAATCTAGGTGGCAGCGGTGCCAAGGGAACCCAGAATAAGGGTAGCGGCAACGGTCTCAAGGATGACCTTAGCGACTCCGATTCCGAGTCTAGGGACATCTCAAGGAAGAAGAGTGGAAAGTCTGCAAAATCCGACCGTAGAGGCAGCGCCAGCAGTACAACTAGCCGCGGCGGATTGATGTCTAATGTCAAGCACGCATTGGGCATGGATAAGTAA
- the rem1 gene encoding meiosis-specific cyclin Rem1, producing MPDYRHLTSHPFHVLEMRTVVICWIIGIHYEMNLLPETLFLTINIFDRFFSLKNVAVSKMKQIAMAALLLASKYEEIHPPSNKEACSLLGEGTVGDLCKAETYILIVLQYELGWPGPMPYLRLLSISDSWDADMRIAVKYFLEICILDPRFLSQKASQAVATCAYTAYCILHNGNWSGTLYKLTGYHCANVAPFMHLLLECLQDPAEHHRCVYAKYSTRISRYISQRIHEWISINIQLSSSGSYL from the coding sequence ATGCCCGACTATCGACACTTGACTTCTCATCCATTTCatgttttggaaatgagAACTGTAGTCATATGTTGGATTATAGGGATTCATTACGAAATGAACCTTTTACCAGAAACGCTGTTTCTAACGATCAACATATTTGACAGATTTTTTTCGTTGAAAAATGTAGCAGTctcaaaaatgaaacaaatagCGATGGCCGCCTTACTTTTAGCTTCCAAATACGAAGAAATCCATCCCCCGAGCAATAAAGAAGCATGTAGCTTGCTTGGAGAGGGAACGGTTGGCGATCTATGCAAAGCAGAAACGTATATATTGATCGTACTGCAATATGAGTTAGGGTGGCCGGGTCCTATGCCATACCTACGCTTGCTTAGTATATCGGACAGCTGGGATGCTGATATGCGAATTGCGGTCAAGTACTTTCTTGAAATTTGTATACTGGATCCGAGATTTCTAAGCCAAAAAGCAAGTCAAGCAGTGGCTACATGTGCGTATACGGCCTATTGTATTTTGCACAATGGAAACTGGAGCGGGACATTGTACAAACTGACGGGTTACCACTGCGCAAACGTCGCGCCTTTTATGCATTTACTGCTAGAGTGTTTACAAGATCCAGCCGAACATCATCGCTGCGTCTATGCAAAATATTCCACAAGGATATCGCGATACATAAGTCAGCGTATTCATGAGTGGATTAGTATTAATATTCAACTATCCTCGTCGGGGTCGTATTTATGA
- a CDS encoding meiosis-specific cyclin Rem1-like, which produces MKTSLERQALKEISNREKSNAKNSTTVKVKEIKPLLSDDSEARHPYSEERGRSTTREEIKNQFKDIFFPYTSNDKSILEEAIDLTFQGIESDEAETSPEDILEDISEENTFIDETEVESYIEEKLKSDYEADTTVSVEYAKEIFCHMKHLEVSVFK; this is translated from the coding sequence atgaaaacaagcCTTGAACGACAAGccttaaaagaaatcagCAATCgagaaaaatcaaacgcTAAAAACTCTACCACAGTTAAAGTGAAAGAGATCAAACCACTATTGTCTGATGATTCGGAGGCGAGACATCCATATTCGgaagaaagaggaagatCTACGAcaagagaagaaatcaagaatCAATTCAAAGACATATTCTTTCCGTATACATCTAATGATAAATCAATTTTAGAAGAAGCCATCGACTTGACGTTTCAGGGTATTGAGTCGGATGAAGCAGAAACAAGCCCAGAGGATATATTGGAGGATATTAGCGAAGAAAACACATTTATCGATGAAACAGAAGTAGAATCGTATATAGAGGAGAAACTAAAGTCCGACTATGAGGCAGATACTACGGTTTCCGTTGAATATGCCAAAGAGATTTTTTGCCATATGAAACACTTAGAGGTAAGCGTTTTCAAGTGA
- a CDS encoding heat shock factor binding protein, whose amino-acid sequence MSKTEIGKQEPLESTETGSGINAMTNKLLDDVSNEFENLRKQFVEKLEAMTNRLDSLEDSMRTSFSSSPLASPSATNPTSNPSTIGEDQKQ is encoded by the exons ATGAGTAAAACAGAAATTGGAAAACAGGAACCTTTAGAGTCTACAGAAACCGGTTCCGGGATCAATGCAATG ACAAACAAGTTGTTGGACGATGTT TCcaatgaatttgaaaacttgCGAAAACAGTTTGTCGAAAAGC TGGAAGCAATGACCAACCGACTTGACAGCTTGGAGGATTCTATGAGGACTTCTTTCAGCTCATCACCATTGGCGTCGCCATCTGCTACAAATCCTACGTCGAATCCTTCAACCATAGGAGAAGACCAGAAGCAATGA
- the cox4 gene encoding cytochrome c oxidase subunit IV has translation MISRMLRTGFIRRAACFRSFQASVPSYRPLSFTAFRRNNNQEITKSAAQELASAKEASDLIGPGGHEGEVPTDIEQATGLERLELLAELAGQDAFDMKPLDASRKGTLNEPIIVTSLDPFRHVGCSGSPSGSHDLVWMTVNEQKPRRCPECGSVYKLKYNGDPHASHH, from the exons ATGATTTCTAGGATGTTGAGAACTGGTTTTATTCGAAGAGCAGCTTGCTTCCGTTCTTTTCAAGCTTCTGTTCCATCCTACCGacctctttcttttactgCTTTTCGTCGTAACAATAATCAAGAAA TTACAAAGTCCGCCGCTCAAGAGCTTGCCAGTGCTAAAGAGGCTTCTGATTTGATCGGCCCTGGTGGCCATGAAGGCGAAGTTCCTACTGATATTGAACAAGCCACTGGTTTGGAACGTTTGGAACTCTTGGCCGAATTGGCTGGTCAAGATGCTTTCGATATGAAGCCTCTGGATGCTTCCCGTAAAGGAACATTAAATGAACCTATCATTGTCACTTCTCTTGATCCCTTCCGTCACGTTGGCTGTAGTGGAAGTCCCTCTGGCTCTCACGATTTGGTTTGGATGACTGTCAACGAGCAAAAGCCTCGCCGTTGCCCCGAATGTGGTTCTGTCTACAAATTGAAGTACAATGGTGATCCTCACGCATCTCATCATTAA
- the sxa2 gene encoding serine carboxypeptidase Sxa2 — MNLTIHILLLSFLLYTVHGLPAYSPCSAYYNSPPNNNNASSGSTAPTNYNTSKKAVNTDLVTSLPEYDGSLPEMYSGYLGAENLKEIFYTFAPATTSTDKFIVWLQGGPGCAGTLGFFSENGPIILDPNHQTPQDNPNSWTRFANMLWIDQPFGTGYSQGSPLASTVSIATSDFIQTLKSFYAKFPEMKEKELYLVGESYGSVWGAYFAQALRSDPELHTIPFGGLGIISGLLADYETQNTITASMWLDHVNKMDLYYSDDAAEVSSFFAAKNQQCGYTEVLERMQFPVEQSPIPKPQVNLTNSFSKRKRQADSDSSNIQEAFQMITDCDTYTLTDFLLYLKNHCMITYDITLDCSFNSNNDPLTTYLNRKDVQQQLHATRVESALTSSKGIFGNGCNYDVYGEIVKHGAPSILEEVVPELVQNNKVSFLAGALDFQILWTGSLLALQNTTWNGWQGFQETPDLNSPSGFTLNERNLAFTLSNNVGHMAPSKDPAMVIDWLQKTLLD, encoded by the coding sequence atgaatttgacTATTCATATTTTGCTCCTGTCATTTTTGCTATACACAGTGCACGGCCTTCCTGCTTATTCTCCTTGTTCGGCATATTATAATTCTCCTCCAAATAACAATAATGCTTCTTCAGGGTCAACTGCACCAACAAATTATAACACTTCTAAAAAAGCTGTAAATACGGACCTGGTCACTTCTCTTCCCGAATATGATGGTTCTCTTCCGGAAATGTATTCAGGGTATCTCGGTGctgaaaatttgaaagaaattttctACACCTTTGCTCCAGCTACCACTTCCACTGATAAATTTATTGTTTGGCTCCAGGGTGGACCGGGCTGTGCTGGAACTTTGGGGTTTTTCAGCGAAAATGGACCCATCATTCTTGATCCTAACCATCAAACTCCCCAAGACAATCCAAATTCATGGACACGATTTGCTAATATGTTATGGATTGATCAGCCTTTTGGAACTGGATATTCACAAGGCTCCCCTCTCGCTTCCACAGTGTCTATAGCTACCAGCGACTTCATCCAAACCCTGAAGTCATTCTATGCAAAGTTTCctgaaatgaaagagaagGAGTTATACCTAGTGGGTGAGAGTTACGGGAGCGTTTGGGGTGCTTACTTTGCGCAAGCTCTTCGTTCTGACCCAGAATTACATACAATTCCATTTGGAGGTCTTGGTATAATTAGTGGTTTGCTTGCTGACTATGAAACTCAAAATACCATAACTGCTTCCATGTGGTTAGACcatgtaaataaaatggaCCTGTATTATTCAGATGATGCAGCTGAAGTCTCCTCCTTTTTCGCAGCCAAAAATCAACAATGCGGTTATACAGaagttttggaaagaatgCAGTTCCCTGTCGAACAATCCCCGATTCCTAAACCTCAGGTCAATTTaaccaattctttttcaaagagaAAGCGTCAGGCCGATTCTGATTCTAGTAATATCCAAGAAGCGTTCCAAATGATTACAGACTGTGATACATATACGCTTACAGACTTTTTATtgtatttgaagaatcattGCATGATTACCTATGATATAACGCTTGACTGCAGCTTTAACAGCAACAACGATCCTCTAACGACTTACTTAAACCGAAAGGATGTTCAGCAACAGTTACATGCCACTCGTGTTGAATCAGCACTGACATCTTCAAAGGggatttttggaaacgGCTGCAATTATGATGTTTATGGAGAGATTGTTAAACACGGGGCTCCTTCTATATTAGAGGAAGTTGTTCCTGAGTTGGTACAAAATAACAAGGTGTCATTTTTAGCCGGTGCTCTAGactttcaaattctttggaCTGGTTCATTGTTGGCATTACAAAATACAACTTGGAATGGATGGCAAGGATTTCAAGAAACCCCGGATTTAAATTCACCTTCTGGATTCACATTAAATGAGCGAAATCTTGCTTTTACACTGTCAAACAATGTGGGTCATATGGCTCCAAGCAAAGATCCGGCTATGGTCATTGACTGGCTCCAAAAAACATTACTTGATTAA
- the lcp1 gene encoding cyclin L family cyclin has translation MTDSLVHALASDTQILAFQSFEHAEELCLLGAEWIQKAGILLQISQRCVYTSLVLFRRYCTLCPPRAVDLNICVMACLYLGCKATETDVSSQDLCNIGIYLKEQFLNPEIEYQIHDLFSTEMYTTKGKINDMELEILRVIDFDTHTVIPHKLAIHYLQTLGLIHDERFTQCTWNLLNDSLHTLLCVSVLPFGIAVGCIALASRVLSRKLPQDWYQVFDSSEEDLELTKTSLESFYKTSDSLHDKTRPLFTASS, from the exons ATGACAGACTCTTTGGTACATGCTTTGGCTTCAGATACACAAATTTTGGCTTTCCAATCTTTTGAACATGCCGAAGAACTTTGTCTTCTTGGTGCTGAATGGATACAAAAAGCAGGCATATTATTACAGAT AAGCCAAAGATGCGTCTATACCTCCCTTGTCTTATTTCGTCGTTATTGTACATTATGTCCTCCTAGGGCTGTAGATTTAAACATTTGTGTGATGGCTTGTTTGTATTTAGGGTGTAAAGCAACCGAAACCGATGTTTCGTCCCAAGATCTGTGTAATATAGGAATCTATTTGAAGGAGCAATTCCTGAACCCAGAAATAGAGTATCAGATTCACGATTTGTTTAGCACTGAAATGTATActacaaaaggaaaaatcaaTGATATGGAGTTGGAGATTCTACGAGTTATTGACTTTGACACCCATACTGTAATACCTCACAAATTGGCCATTCATTATCTACAGACGTTGGGATTGATCCATGACGAACGCTTCACACAGTGTACGTGGAATCTTTTGAACGATTCTTTACATACTTTACTCTGCGTTTCCGTTTTGCCTTTCGGAATAGCTGTCGGCTGTATCGCTCTAGCTAGCCGAGTTTTGAGTCGAAAATTACCTCAGGATTGGTATCAGGTTTTTGATAGTTCGGAAGAAGACTTGGAGTTAACAAAAACATCCTTGGAGAGCTTTTATAAAACTTCGGATTCTTTGCATGACAAAACTAGACCCTTATTTACAGCATCTTCATAG
- the ksp1 gene encoding serine/threonine protein kinase Ksp1 codes for MKILQKKGYKVERPLNKGSYGTVVLAHRLFRTTRYKDSKYAIKCIKKPSPIFLDEVNILRELSRYRHRNIIHFVESFEDHVYYYVVLEYCPFGDLYECILNDDFPNAKNQPEMIKDIFLQVVDGVSHMHSLGIYHRDLKPENFLLSLSDDGNDLVVKISDFGLACRDTTSHEYGTGSDRYMAPEQFEEVDDMGYSPRAADIWAIGICLLNLIFARNPFAYPNERDPIFADYVLDPMTLFDVFPTLSQDTYEVLRACLCVTPEKRSLEKTREAVIAVNNWTTDGEELETIVNEDEDFCPSNFLFDENIIRCTQSDREPLRTPSLLTPAATMQRGLLPSKLQPLSDLDENVSVVSSPQSPISPAAVNTSDRSYDSGLGESLKNMHISKPTPMPVNTKRSPYSCSAPAIVFPNSIKGNKDHLKFGRSWCDMDEEEEDNLSIGSHDDFGAADEINAKDFGLADDWNVLSQWNDNA; via the coding sequence ATGAAAATTCtgcaaaagaaaggttATAAAGTGGAACGTCCCTTGAACAAGGGGTCCTATGGCACTGTTGTCCTGGCGCATCGCTTATTTCGTACTACTCGGTACAAAGATAGCAAATATGCAATAAAGTGTATCAAAAAGCCTTCCCCAATTTTTCTGGATGAAGTGAATATCCTTCGGGAACTCTCTCGTTACCGTCATCGTAACATTATTCACTTTGTCGAGTCTTTTGAAGACCATGTATATTACTACGTTGTGCTTGAGTACTGCCCATTTGGTGATTTGTACGAGTGTATTTTGAATGACGACTTCCCAAATGCTAAGAATCAACCGGAAATGATCAAAGATATTTTTCTCCAAGTCGTTGATGGTGTTTCCCATATGCATTCTCTTGGTATTTATCATCGAGATTTGAAACCAGAAAACTTTCTATTATCTCTGTCTGATGACGGCAATGATCTTGTTGTGAAAATCAGTGATTTTGGTCTTGCTTGCAGAGATACCACTTCTCATGAATATGGCACCGGGAGTGACCGTTATATGGCCCCAGAACAATTCGAAGAGGTCGACGATATGGGGTACAGTCCCCGTGCCGCTGATATCTGGGCCATTGGAATTTGCCTCCTGAATCTTATTTTTGCCCGCAACCCTTTTGCTTATCCAAATGAACGGGATCCTATTTTCGCGGATTACGTACTTGATCCCATGACTTTGTTTGATGTATTCCCTACTCTCAGTCAGGATACATACGAAGTCTTGAGAGCTTGCCTATGCGTTACACCTGAGAAAcgttctttggaaaagacCAGGGAAGCTGTAATAGCTGTCAACAATTGGACGACGGATGGTGAAGAATTAGAAACTATTGTGAACGAGGACGAAGATTTTTGCCCTTCGAACTTTCtgtttgatgaaaatatcATTCGTTGTACACAATCCGATAGAGAACCTTTACGAACACCTTCTTTACTAACGCCCGCTGCTACGATGCAACGTGGATTGCTTCCTTCGAAACTTCAACCCCTCTCTGACTTAGATGAGAATGTGTCTGTTGTATCTTCCCCCCAGTCTCCTATTTCTCCAGCTGCTGTTAACACCAGCGATCGCTCATATGACTCTGGGCTCGGCGAAAGCTTGAAAAATATGCATATTAGTAAGCCTACTCCTATGCCTGTCAACACCAAGCGATCTCCCTACTCGTGCAGTGCGCCAGCCATCGTCTTTCCTAACAGCATCAAGGGCAACAAAGATCATTTGAAGTTTGGACGTAGTTGGTGTGATatggatgaagaagaagaagacaatCTTAGCATTGGCAGTCATGACGATTTTGGAGCCGCTGATGAAATAAATGCAAAAGACTTTGGACTTGCTGATGACTGGAACGTGCTTTCGCAATGGAATGATAACGCTTAA
- the zrg17 gene encoding Golgi zinc importer, CDF family, Zrg17, with protein MQSPPKSPKQSFTSIKFQEPNRENSNSNGFGESSKPNSQTSVNKLLNVDTRPSHRKGHHHRHSLSHQYFLPPKNRKPLSFPATYPIPTLTETFSILTWRQKLKISSSLLFFFVSVFVFLSGDATVLLSLSCSLIVEGVLITLNVWRETLDCFVVWRRTSLRYPFGLQQVELLADFAFCILLLFLGLNLLKEPAEHAIEDWGNIQHLEHAGVEGAHIQSTFSISVALLLSGAALLFDRSHIHSQRLDSRFFHGLTFVPSSILVVLQSVGVQVGSLLSHIFAISIAVTAVIAGFSIAKSLAMLLLLTYSNKDKVFQCISLIKEDSRIEQLNSATIWQPHYNTCIANISITVRGSEREQISIREDVTKIIQKTVGSIFGTGVQPKWEITIDIQRI; from the coding sequence ATGCAGAGCCCACCAAAGAGTCCAAAACAATCGTTTACTTCTATAAAATTTCAAGAACCAAACCGAGAAAATTCCAACTCTAATGGTTTTGGGGAATCGTCAAAACCAAATTCACAGACAAGTGTGAATAAGCTGCTCAATGTTGATACACGGCCAAGTCACCGAAAAGGGCATCACCATAGACATTCCTTATCCCATCAATACTTCCTACCTCCTAAGAATCGAAAGCCCTTAAGCTTCCCTGCCACTTATCCGATCCCTACACTTACAGAAACGTTTTCAATCCTTACATGGAGACAAAAGCTGAAAATAAGTAGctctttattatttttctttgtttcggtttttgtctttctaTCTGGAGATGCTACCGTGTTGCTTTCACTGTCATGTTCACTTATAGTAGAAGGGGTTTTGATTACATTAAACGTTTGGCGAGAGACCCTGGATTGTTTTGTAGTTTGGCGTAGAACATCACTTCGCTATCCTTTTGGTTTGCAGCAAGTAGAACTGTTAGCtgattttgctttttgtatcttattattatttcttgGACTAAATCTCTTGAAAGAGCCAGCGGAACATGCTATCGAAGACTGGGGAAATATTCAACATTTAGAACACGCTGGAGTTGAAGGTGCTCATATTCAATCTACCTTTTCTATCTCAGTGGCTTTACTTCTTTCGGGAGCTGCACTACTGTTCGACCGCTCTCACATACATAGTCAACGTTTGGATTCACGTTTCTTTCATGGCTTGACATTTGTTCCCTCTTCTATCCTTGTTGTCCTCCAAAGTGTTGGCGTTCAAGTTGGCTCCCTACTTAGTCATATTTTTGCCATAAGCATTGCAGTCACCGCTGTAATTGCTGGTTTCTCCATCGCGAAATCTTTAGCcatgcttcttttgttgacgTATTCAAACAAAGATAAAGTTTTCCAGTGTATATCTCTCATTAAAGAAGACAGTCGAATAGAGCAACTTAATTCCGCTACCATTTGGCAGCCTCATTACAATACGTGCATTGCTAATATAAGCATAACGGTTCGAGGAAGTGAGCGTGAACAGATATCTATACGTGAAGATGTTacaaaaatcattcaaaagACTGTCGGAAGTATATTTGGTACTGGTGTCCAACCGAAATGGGAAATTACTATTGATATTCAAAGGATTTAA